Proteins encoded within one genomic window of Brienomyrus brachyistius isolate T26 chromosome 22, BBRACH_0.4, whole genome shotgun sequence:
- the limd2 gene encoding LIM domain-containing protein 2 codes for MDNRTTPEDKPVQRSKSFSFKTQKEVCSSCGKTVYPMERLVADKLIFHTTCFCCKHCNTKLNLGSYAALEGQFYCKPHYQQLFKSKGNYDEGFGRRQHKELWVAKEADGVTKSV; via the exons ATG GACAACCGGACCACCCCAGAGGATAAACCTGTGCAACGCTCCAAG TCCTTCAGCTTTAAGACTCAGAAGGAGGTATGCTCGTCCTGCGGGAAGACTGTCTACCCCATGGAGAGACTGGTGGCGGACAAACTGATCTTTCACACGACCTGTTTCTGCTGCAAGCACTGCAACACCAAGCTGAA cctggggtCCTATGCAGCACTGGAGGGCCAGTTCTACTGCAAGCCTCACTACCAGCAGCTGTTCAAGAGCAAGGGCAACTACGACGAAGGCTTTGGCCGCCGGCAGCACAAAGAGCTCTGGGTCGCCAAGGAGGCCGACGGGGTCACCAAGTCCGTGTAG